In Primulina huaijiensis isolate GDHJ02 chromosome 6, ASM1229523v2, whole genome shotgun sequence, a single window of DNA contains:
- the LOC140979288 gene encoding large ribosomal subunit protein eL14z-like, with amino-acid sequence MPFKRYVEIGRVALVNYGKDYGKLVVIVDVIDQNRALVDSPDMVRSQMNFKRLSLTDIKIDIKRVPKKKTLIAAMEAADVKGKWEKSSWGRKLIVQKRRASLNDFDRFKLMLAKIKRAGVVRQELAKLKKESAA; translated from the exons ATG CCGTTCAAAAGGTACGTGGAGATCGGGAGGGTGGCATTAGTCAACTACGGGAAGGACTACGGGAAGCTTGTCGTCATAGTCGACGTCATCGACCAGAACCGA GCTCTAGTGGATTCACCCGACATGGTACGTAGCCAAATGAACTTCAAGAGGCTTTCGCTTACTGACATCAAGATTGACATCAAAAGAGTGCCGAAGAAGAAGACACTTATTGCTGCTATGGAAGCTGCTG ATGTCAAGGGAAAGTGGGAAAAGAGTTCCTGGGGGAGGAAGTTGATCGTGCAAAAGAGAAGGGCATCCTTGAATGATTTTGATAGATTCAAATTGATGTTGGCCAAAATCAAG AGAGCAGGAGTTGTAAGGCAAGAGCTTGCGAAGCTTAAGAAAGAGAGTGCGGCTTAA